The Streptomyces nitrosporeus genome includes a window with the following:
- a CDS encoding glycoside hydrolase family 3 C-terminal domain-containing protein encodes MTDHPLPFRDPRLPFAARVDDLLGRLTPEERIAMLHQFAPAVERLGVGPFRTGQEALHGVAWMGPATVFPQAVGLGATWNGELVRRVGEAVGDEVRAKRATDDRVGLNVWAPTVNLLRHPLWGRGEEGYSEDPALTSAIAVAYTRGLRGDHPDYWRTAPVLKHWLAHNNETDRDTASSSVRPRVLHEYDLRAFRDAVRAGAVAGVMPAYNLVNGRPNHVSPLLEQQLRGWTDQPLVVCSDAGAPSNLVDSEHYFDTHEEATAASLKAGVDSFTDHGQDSSVMTGRIRGALDKGLLTQDDIDTAVRRLLALRFALGEFDPELDPYAATDAFDTPGHRALAQEAAEQAVVLLKNDGLLPLAPEEGRTVAVVGLLADACKLDWYSGTLIHRSTPLDGIRERYGAGRVLYAEGTDRVLLACDGGRLRVPENTAPADGGTRGAEGALDPALLAGRTDLPPLTCDATGTELSVVDWGDGVLTFRTDEGLYLSVADDGYVRASAEEPGGWVVQETFRREAVEGHAGGHRLLHIGTGGYVSVAADGAKVAAGGEKISAAGATVFETVTVERGEDAVARVAEAADTVIVVAGNDPHINGRETEDRTTLALPAQQDRLWRAARAANPRTVLALTSAYPYAVPDAAAELPALLWTAHGGQAAGTALARVLAGDVSPAGRLPQTWYAADTDLPGLFDYDVIGSRQTYLYFEGTPLYPFGHGLGYSDFGYTDIEAGPDGDQLRISLTVTNEGPVPADEVAQIYVRAADAASRDLPGRKLVAHRRLHLAPGASERLEFLVPVEELGHWSVAHGRWAVEPGTYDILAGASSADIRLTASVTLDGLPSGPRPVLEHGLEAAAYDTQQGTEIVDRTKRDGDAVTPAADGTPGELLFRACDFGDGAARLTLAVSGGGSVTVEADGRTAEVPVPATGGPYDYTTAEAGFTPRGVHDVRVTLHGTVRLAHLGFTRAGAAQ; translated from the coding sequence GTGACGGACCATCCGCTGCCCTTCCGAGACCCCCGACTCCCCTTCGCCGCACGCGTCGACGACCTCCTCGGGCGGCTCACGCCCGAGGAGCGGATCGCGATGCTCCATCAGTTCGCCCCCGCGGTCGAGCGCCTGGGAGTCGGCCCCTTCCGCACCGGGCAGGAGGCGCTGCACGGCGTCGCCTGGATGGGACCGGCCACCGTCTTCCCGCAGGCCGTCGGTCTCGGCGCCACCTGGAACGGGGAACTGGTCCGCAGGGTCGGTGAGGCCGTCGGCGACGAGGTGCGCGCCAAGCGCGCCACGGACGACCGGGTGGGCCTCAACGTCTGGGCCCCGACGGTGAATCTGCTGCGCCACCCGCTCTGGGGCCGCGGCGAGGAGGGGTACTCCGAGGACCCGGCCCTCACCTCCGCGATCGCCGTCGCCTACACCCGCGGACTGCGCGGCGACCACCCCGACTACTGGCGCACCGCCCCCGTCCTCAAGCACTGGCTCGCCCACAACAACGAGACCGACCGCGACACCGCCTCCTCCTCGGTGCGCCCCCGCGTCCTGCACGAGTACGACCTGCGGGCCTTCCGCGACGCGGTACGCGCCGGAGCGGTCGCCGGGGTCATGCCGGCCTACAACCTGGTCAACGGCCGCCCCAACCACGTCTCCCCGCTCCTGGAGCAGCAGCTGCGCGGCTGGACCGACCAGCCGCTCGTCGTCTGCTCGGACGCCGGGGCCCCCTCCAACCTGGTCGACTCCGAGCACTACTTCGACACCCACGAGGAGGCCACCGCCGCCTCCCTCAAGGCCGGTGTCGACAGCTTCACCGACCACGGCCAGGACTCCTCCGTCATGACCGGCCGGATCCGCGGCGCGCTCGACAAGGGCCTCCTCACCCAGGACGACATCGACACCGCCGTCCGCCGGCTGCTCGCCCTGCGCTTCGCGCTGGGGGAGTTCGACCCGGAACTCGACCCCTACGCGGCGACGGACGCCTTCGACACCCCCGGGCACCGGGCGCTCGCCCAGGAGGCCGCCGAACAGGCCGTCGTCCTGCTGAAGAACGACGGCCTGCTGCCCCTGGCACCCGAGGAGGGCCGCACCGTCGCCGTCGTCGGACTGCTCGCCGACGCCTGCAAGCTGGACTGGTACAGCGGCACCCTGATCCACCGCTCCACCCCGCTCGACGGAATCCGTGAGCGCTACGGCGCCGGCCGCGTCCTGTACGCCGAAGGCACCGACCGCGTCCTGCTGGCCTGCGACGGCGGCCGGCTGCGGGTGCCGGAGAACACGGCACCCGCCGACGGCGGGACGCGCGGGGCCGAAGGCGCCCTGGACCCGGCTCTGCTGGCGGGCCGCACCGACCTGCCACCGCTGACCTGCGACGCGACGGGCACCGAACTGTCCGTCGTGGACTGGGGCGACGGGGTGCTGACCTTCCGGACCGACGAGGGGCTGTACCTCTCGGTCGCCGACGACGGATACGTCAGGGCGTCCGCCGAGGAGCCGGGCGGCTGGGTCGTCCAGGAGACCTTCCGCAGGGAAGCGGTGGAGGGACACGCGGGCGGGCACCGCCTTCTGCACATCGGGACCGGTGGGTACGTGTCAGTCGCCGCCGACGGCGCGAAGGTTGCCGCCGGCGGGGAAAAGATTTCCGCGGCCGGCGCGACCGTCTTCGAGACGGTCACCGTCGAGCGCGGCGAGGACGCCGTCGCCCGGGTGGCCGAGGCCGCCGACACCGTGATCGTCGTCGCCGGCAACGACCCCCACATCAACGGCCGCGAGACCGAGGACCGCACCACCCTCGCCCTCCCGGCCCAGCAGGACCGGCTGTGGCGCGCCGCCCGCGCGGCCAACCCGCGCACCGTCCTCGCCCTCACCTCCGCCTACCCCTACGCGGTCCCCGACGCGGCGGCCGAACTGCCCGCCCTGCTCTGGACCGCGCACGGCGGCCAGGCGGCCGGCACCGCGCTCGCCCGGGTCCTCGCCGGAGACGTCTCCCCGGCGGGCCGCCTCCCGCAGACCTGGTACGCCGCCGACACGGACCTGCCCGGCCTGTTCGACTACGACGTCATCGGCTCCCGGCAGACCTACCTCTACTTCGAGGGCACCCCTCTCTACCCCTTCGGCCACGGGCTCGGATACAGCGACTTCGGCTACACGGACATCGAGGCCGGGCCTGACGGCGACCAGCTGCGGATCTCGCTGACCGTCACCAACGAGGGCCCCGTCCCCGCCGACGAGGTCGCCCAGATCTACGTCCGGGCGGCCGACGCCGCCTCCCGCGACCTGCCGGGGCGGAAGCTGGTCGCCCACCGCCGCCTGCACCTCGCCCCCGGCGCCTCCGAGCGCCTCGAATTCCTGGTCCCCGTCGAGGAACTGGGCCACTGGAGCGTCGCGCACGGCCGCTGGGCCGTCGAGCCCGGTACGTACGACATCCTGGCCGGCGCCTCCAGCGCCGACATCCGCCTCACCGCGTCCGTCACCCTCGACGGGCTGCCGTCCGGCCCGCGCCCCGTCCTGGAACACGGCCTGGAGGCCGCCGCCTACGACACCCAGCAGGGCACCGAGATCGTCGACCGCACGAAGCGGGACGGCGACGCGGTCACCCCGGCCGCCGACGGAACCCCCGGCGAACTCCTCTTCCGAGCCTGCGACTTCGGCGACGGAGCCGCGCGGCTGACACTGGCCGTCTCCGGCGGGGGCTCGGTGACCGTCGAGGCGGACGGCCGCACCGCAGAGGTCCCCGTGCCCGCCACCGGCGGACCGTACGACTACACCACCGCCGAGGCCGGCTTCACGCCCCGGGGCGTGCACGACGTACGCGTCACCCTGCACGGCACCGTGCGCCTCGCGCACCTCGGCTTCACGCGCGCCGGGGCCGCGCAGTGA
- the yicI gene encoding alpha-xylosidase encodes MKFTDGFWLMREGVRASYATEIRDLRVEENRFTAYASVKKVAARGDTLNTPLITVECFSPAEGVIGVRTTHHAGKARRGPDFTLYPGDGSAPGARTRQEGGTTELTSGPLTLRMDGDGPWGITFLGPDGRHLTGAGPKGTAFATTPDGVHHMIAQLALDVGENVYGLGERFTPYVKNGQSVDIWQADGGTSSEQAYKNIPFYLSSRGYGVFVNHPGKVSFEVGSEAVGQVQFSVEDQTLEYYIVAGPTPKEVLSRYTALTGRPALPPAWSFGLWLTTSFCTSYDEATVTSFVDGMAERGIPLSVFHFDCFWMREYQWSDFLWDPEVFPDPEGMLARLKERGLRISMWINPYIAQKSALFAEAAGHGYLVRRPDGDIWQWDLWQPGMALVDFTNPAAAAWYNGKLRLLLDQGVDCFKTDFGERIPTDVVWHDGSDPERMHNYYAQIYNRTVFDLLERERGTGEAVLFARSATAGGQQYPVHWGGDCFASFTAMAESLRGGLSLSLSGFGFWSHDIGGFEGTPDPAVFKRWLAFGLLSSHSRLHGNVSYRVPWEFGEEAVDVARKFTLLKHRLMPYLYAVAAEAHRTGVPVMRPMLAEFPGDPATRTLDRQYMLGPDLLVAPVFTEDGEVEYYVPEGTWTSLLTGETVTGPAWRQETHGFDSLPLLVRDGAVLPWGTDDQRPDGDWLDHLTLRVFGSAAGERTVTVPDLTGAAAASFHVVRDAAGVRVTAEGTGRPYRVGVEETGAAGEGTGTVTVA; translated from the coding sequence ATGAAGTTCACCGACGGCTTCTGGCTGATGCGTGAGGGCGTACGCGCTTCCTACGCCACCGAGATCCGCGACCTGCGCGTCGAGGAGAACCGGTTCACCGCCTACGCCTCCGTCAAGAAGGTGGCCGCACGCGGCGACACCCTCAACACCCCGCTGATCACCGTCGAGTGCTTCTCGCCTGCCGAGGGCGTCATCGGCGTACGCACCACCCACCACGCCGGGAAGGCCCGCCGCGGCCCCGACTTCACCCTCTACCCCGGTGACGGTTCCGCCCCCGGCGCCCGCACCCGGCAGGAGGGCGGGACCACCGAACTCACCAGCGGCCCCCTGACGCTGCGCATGGACGGCGACGGCCCCTGGGGCATCACCTTCCTCGGCCCCGACGGCCGGCACCTGACCGGAGCCGGCCCCAAGGGCACCGCCTTCGCCACCACCCCCGACGGCGTCCACCACATGATCGCCCAGCTCGCCCTGGACGTCGGCGAGAACGTCTACGGCCTCGGCGAGCGCTTCACGCCGTACGTCAAGAACGGCCAGAGCGTGGACATCTGGCAGGCCGACGGCGGCACCAGCAGCGAGCAGGCCTACAAGAACATCCCGTTCTACCTGTCCTCGCGCGGCTACGGCGTCTTCGTCAACCACCCCGGCAAGGTCTCCTTCGAGGTCGGCTCCGAGGCCGTCGGCCAGGTCCAGTTCAGCGTCGAGGACCAGACGCTGGAGTACTACATCGTTGCTGGACCCACCCCGAAGGAGGTGCTCTCCCGCTACACCGCCCTCACCGGCCGGCCGGCCCTCCCGCCGGCCTGGTCCTTCGGCCTCTGGCTCACCACCTCCTTCTGCACCTCCTACGACGAGGCCACCGTCACCTCCTTCGTCGACGGCATGGCCGAGCGGGGCATCCCGCTCAGCGTCTTCCACTTCGACTGCTTCTGGATGCGCGAGTACCAGTGGTCGGACTTCCTCTGGGACCCCGAGGTCTTCCCCGACCCCGAGGGCATGCTGGCCCGCCTCAAGGAGCGCGGGCTGCGGATCAGCATGTGGATCAACCCCTACATCGCCCAGAAATCGGCACTGTTCGCCGAGGCGGCCGGACACGGCTACCTGGTACGGCGGCCGGACGGCGACATCTGGCAGTGGGACCTCTGGCAGCCCGGCATGGCCCTGGTGGACTTCACCAACCCGGCCGCCGCCGCCTGGTACAACGGCAAACTGCGCCTCCTGCTCGACCAGGGCGTCGACTGCTTCAAGACCGACTTCGGCGAGCGCATCCCCACCGACGTGGTCTGGCACGACGGCTCCGACCCGGAGCGCATGCACAACTACTACGCCCAGATCTACAACCGCACCGTCTTCGACCTCCTGGAGAGGGAACGCGGCACCGGCGAGGCGGTCCTCTTCGCCCGCTCCGCGACGGCCGGCGGCCAGCAGTACCCGGTCCACTGGGGCGGAGACTGCTTCGCCTCCTTCACCGCGATGGCGGAGTCGCTGCGCGGCGGGCTGTCCCTGTCGCTGTCCGGGTTCGGCTTCTGGAGCCACGACATCGGCGGCTTCGAGGGCACGCCCGACCCGGCGGTCTTCAAGCGCTGGCTCGCCTTCGGCCTGCTCTCCTCCCACAGCCGCCTGCACGGCAACGTCTCCTACCGGGTGCCGTGGGAGTTCGGCGAGGAAGCCGTCGACGTGGCACGGAAGTTCACCCTGCTCAAGCACCGGCTGATGCCCTACCTCTACGCCGTGGCCGCCGAGGCGCACCGCACCGGCGTCCCGGTGATGCGCCCCATGCTGGCGGAGTTCCCCGGCGACCCGGCCACCCGCACCCTGGACCGGCAGTACATGCTCGGCCCGGACCTGCTGGTCGCCCCGGTCTTCACCGAGGACGGCGAAGTCGAGTACTACGTACCCGAGGGCACCTGGACCTCCCTGCTCACCGGCGAGACGGTCACCGGCCCGGCCTGGCGCCAGGAGACCCACGGCTTCGACAGCCTGCCCCTGCTGGTGCGGGACGGCGCGGTCCTGCCCTGGGGCACCGACGACCAGCGCCCGGACGGCGACTGGCTCGACCACCTCACCCTGCGCGTCTTCGGCTCCGCCGCCGGCGAGCGCACCGTCACGGTGCCGGATCTCACCGGAGCCGCGGCGGCGTCGTTCCACGTCGTCCGGGACGCGGCCGGAGTGCGGGTCACGGCGGAGGGGACCGGACGGCCGTACCGCGTCGGCGTGGAGGAGACCGGAGCGGCCGGAGAGGGAACGGGCACGGTGACCGTGGCCTGA
- a CDS encoding extracellular solute-binding protein gives MTPNIPSSPSRRRFLASTAVAAAAVGGGIPLLAACGGGTGGSSKNEGATTGKKLKDILPAYVPSKAVTPDIPSKNGSAAGFTTALPADQLAVSVPKKLGKGSELTVMAPLWGTSPAEGNPYWTAMDEAAGVKVKWQNQDGNTYGQKLGAVLASSAIPDAVVIPGWELGGKIPSAIANKFADLGPYLSGDKVKAYPNLAAIPTGAWQRGVFAGQLRGLPMPAESTPNITPFYRADIFEEKGWETPTTTQEFYDLCKEINAPRSKVWACSDMTWSAWVFFGVLPEKPYYWKLVDGKLVNRYETDEYLEALEWSRSLYSAGFVHPDAKAETGDMRTTFSAGNVMMYNADISDWYAACAIQRLDNPDFKMGAIDFFAHDGGAPTIYEAAPSNIWCMISKKADKKTVEDILALANYTAAPYGSKEQRLKAYGLEGTHHTLEDGVLTKTEEGNNQVFATYEYIASPSPFRAYPDHPDVAKGVVEWQQRQGAHLKKPLFHGMQIQEPTRYTELNAQFEALEKDIVRGRKKVGDMQQQVSDWKSRGGDKLRDWYKKLLDETGESAS, from the coding sequence ATGACGCCGAACATCCCCTCCTCCCCCAGCCGGAGACGGTTCCTCGCCTCCACCGCGGTCGCCGCGGCTGCCGTGGGCGGCGGGATTCCGCTCCTCGCCGCCTGCGGCGGCGGTACCGGCGGCAGCTCGAAGAACGAGGGCGCGACCACGGGCAAGAAGCTGAAGGACATCCTTCCCGCCTACGTGCCCTCGAAGGCCGTCACCCCGGACATCCCCAGCAAGAACGGCTCCGCGGCCGGTTTCACCACCGCGCTCCCGGCCGACCAGCTGGCCGTGTCGGTGCCGAAGAAGCTGGGCAAGGGCAGCGAGCTGACCGTCATGGCGCCGCTGTGGGGCACCTCGCCGGCCGAGGGCAACCCCTACTGGACGGCGATGGACGAGGCCGCCGGCGTCAAGGTCAAGTGGCAGAACCAGGACGGCAACACCTACGGCCAGAAGCTGGGCGCGGTGCTGGCCTCCAGCGCCATCCCGGACGCCGTCGTCATCCCCGGCTGGGAGCTGGGCGGCAAGATCCCGAGCGCCATCGCCAACAAGTTCGCCGACCTCGGCCCCTACCTCTCGGGCGACAAGGTCAAGGCGTACCCGAACCTGGCGGCCATCCCCACCGGCGCCTGGCAGCGCGGTGTCTTCGCCGGCCAGCTGCGCGGCCTGCCGATGCCGGCCGAGTCCACGCCGAACATCACCCCCTTCTACCGGGCCGACATCTTCGAGGAGAAGGGCTGGGAGACCCCGACCACCACGCAGGAGTTCTACGACCTCTGCAAGGAGATCAACGCCCCCAGGAGCAAGGTGTGGGCGTGCAGCGACATGACGTGGTCTGCGTGGGTCTTCTTCGGGGTGCTGCCGGAGAAGCCGTACTACTGGAAGCTGGTCGACGGCAAGCTGGTCAACCGCTACGAGACCGACGAGTACCTGGAGGCGCTGGAGTGGTCGCGCTCGCTGTACTCGGCCGGCTTCGTGCACCCGGACGCCAAGGCCGAGACGGGTGACATGCGCACCACCTTCTCCGCCGGCAACGTCATGATGTACAACGCGGACATCTCGGACTGGTACGCCGCCTGTGCGATCCAGCGCCTGGACAACCCGGACTTCAAGATGGGCGCCATCGACTTCTTCGCCCACGACGGCGGCGCGCCCACCATCTACGAGGCCGCGCCCTCCAACATCTGGTGCATGATCAGCAAGAAGGCCGACAAGAAGACGGTCGAGGACATCCTCGCGCTGGCCAACTACACCGCCGCTCCCTACGGCTCCAAGGAGCAGCGTCTGAAGGCCTACGGCCTGGAGGGCACGCACCACACCCTGGAGGACGGCGTCCTGACGAAGACCGAGGAGGGCAACAACCAGGTCTTCGCCACCTACGAGTACATCGCCTCCCCCTCGCCGTTCCGCGCCTACCCCGACCACCCGGACGTCGCCAAGGGTGTCGTCGAGTGGCAGCAGCGCCAGGGCGCGCACCTGAAGAAGCCGCTGTTCCACGGCATGCAGATCCAGGAGCCCACCCGCTACACCGAGCTGAACGCGCAGTTCGAGGCGCTGGAGAAGGACATCGTGCGCGGGCGGAAGAAGGTCGGCGACATGCAGCAGCAGGTCTCCGACTGGAAGAGCAGGGGCGGCGACAAGCTCCGCGACTGGTACAAGAAGCTGCTCGACGAGACCGGTGAGTCGGCTTCCTGA
- a CDS encoding ABC transporter ATP-binding protein produces MNMEVTAWSSLHSAMNAQEGRRPFSRATLRRIAAFARPHRSRIIRFLLVSVATALLAVATPVLAGQVVDSIVEGDDSGTVTRLALLIALIAVSEAALALLTRWLSATLGEGLILDLRTAVFDHVQRMPVAFFTRTRTGALVSRLNNDVIGAQRAFSNTLSGVVSNLVTLLLTLAVMLTLSWQITLLALVLLPVFVVPARRLGSRMAALQREAAGHNASMGTRMTERFSAPGATLVKLFGRPAEESAAFAARAGRVRDIGVRTAMLQSTFITALTLVSALALALVYGLGGHYALRGSLEPGAVVALALLLTRLYAPLTALAGARVEVMSALVSFERVFEILDLKPLIAEKPDARRVPDGPVSVEFDGVSFGYPSADKVSLASLEEVATLDARGGGTVLHDVSFRAEPGQTVALVGSSGAGKSTVAQLLPRLYDADSGTVRLGGVDVRDLSADSIRATLGMVTQDGHLFHESVRANLLLARPDASEEDIWDALRRSRLEGLVASLPDGLDTIVGERGYRLSGGERQRLTIARLLLARQRVVILDEATAHLDSTSEAAVQEALAEALEGRTAVVIAHRLSTVRAADLILVVEAGRIVERGTHDELLALEGRYAQLHRTQFDRRGPRETEPVESVG; encoded by the coding sequence ATGAACATGGAAGTCACGGCCTGGTCCTCGCTGCACAGCGCGATGAACGCCCAGGAGGGCCGCAGACCCTTCTCCCGGGCCACCCTCCGCCGTATCGCGGCGTTCGCCCGGCCGCACCGGAGCCGGATCATCCGCTTCCTGCTGGTGAGTGTGGCCACCGCGCTGCTGGCGGTGGCCACACCCGTGCTGGCCGGGCAGGTCGTCGACTCGATCGTCGAGGGGGACGACTCTGGTACCGTCACCCGGCTCGCCCTGCTGATCGCCCTCATCGCCGTGTCGGAGGCGGCCCTCGCGCTCCTCACCCGGTGGCTGTCGGCGACGCTGGGCGAGGGGCTGATCCTGGACCTGCGCACGGCGGTCTTCGACCATGTGCAGCGGATGCCGGTCGCCTTCTTCACCCGCACCCGGACGGGCGCGCTGGTCAGCCGGCTCAACAACGATGTGATCGGCGCCCAGCGGGCGTTCAGCAACACGCTCTCCGGGGTCGTGTCCAACCTGGTCACCCTGCTGCTGACACTCGCCGTGATGCTGACCCTGTCCTGGCAGATCACCCTGCTCGCCCTGGTCCTGCTGCCGGTGTTCGTCGTACCCGCCCGGCGGCTGGGTTCGCGCATGGCGGCGCTCCAGCGGGAGGCCGCCGGACACAACGCCAGTATGGGGACGAGGATGACGGAGCGTTTCTCCGCGCCGGGCGCCACCCTGGTCAAGCTGTTCGGCCGCCCCGCGGAGGAGTCCGCGGCCTTCGCGGCGAGGGCGGGCCGGGTACGGGACATCGGGGTCCGTACGGCGATGCTCCAGTCGACGTTCATCACGGCGCTCACCCTGGTCTCGGCACTGGCGCTGGCCCTGGTCTACGGGCTCGGCGGCCACTACGCGCTGCGCGGCAGCCTGGAGCCCGGCGCGGTCGTCGCCCTGGCCCTGCTGCTGACCCGGCTCTACGCGCCGCTGACCGCTCTGGCCGGGGCGCGGGTCGAGGTGATGAGCGCGCTGGTCAGCTTCGAGCGGGTCTTCGAGATCCTCGACCTGAAGCCGCTGATCGCCGAGAAGCCGGACGCCCGGCGGGTGCCGGACGGACCGGTGTCCGTGGAGTTCGACGGGGTGTCCTTCGGCTACCCGTCCGCCGACAAGGTCTCCCTCGCCTCGCTGGAGGAGGTCGCCACGCTCGACGCACGGGGCGGCGGGACCGTGCTCCACGACGTCTCCTTCAGGGCGGAACCCGGGCAGACGGTGGCCCTGGTCGGCTCCTCGGGAGCGGGCAAGTCGACCGTCGCACAGCTCCTCCCCCGGCTGTACGACGCCGATTCCGGCACCGTGCGGCTGGGCGGCGTGGACGTACGCGACCTGAGCGCGGACTCGATCCGCGCCACCCTGGGCATGGTCACCCAGGACGGCCACCTCTTCCACGAGTCGGTGCGGGCCAATCTGCTGCTGGCCCGGCCCGACGCGTCGGAGGAGGACATCTGGGACGCGCTGCGCCGCTCCCGGCTGGAGGGCCTGGTCGCCTCCCTGCCCGACGGGCTGGACACGATCGTCGGGGAGCGGGGCTACCGGCTCTCCGGCGGGGAGCGCCAGCGCCTCACCATCGCCCGGCTGCTGCTGGCACGTCAGCGGGTGGTCATCCTCGACGAGGCGACCGCGCACCTGGACTCCACCTCGGAGGCCGCGGTGCAGGAGGCCCTGGCCGAGGCGCTGGAGGGCCGCACCGCGGTGGTGATCGCCCACCGGCTGTCCACGGTGCGGGCCGCGGATCTGATCCTGGTGGTCGAGGCGGGCCGGATCGTCGAGCGCGGCACCCACGACGAACTGCTGGCGCTGGAGGGGCGGTACGCCCAGCTCCACCGCACCCAGTTCGACCGGCGGGGGCCCCGGGAGACCGAGCCCGTGGAGTCCGTGGGCTGA
- a CDS encoding VWA domain-containing protein produces MITRIRLRAGVCVLLATLAAGLGTALPAAAGEPPSALTPKVELVLDVSGSMRTRDIDGQSRMSAAKQAFNDVLDAVPEEVQLGIRTLGADYPGDDRKVGCKDTRQLYPVGPLDRTEAKTAVATLAPTGWTPIGPALLGAADDLEGGEATRRIVLITDGEDTCGPLDPCEVARDIAARGIHLVIDTLGLVPNAKIRQQLTCIAEATGGTYTAVQHADELSGRVKQLVDRAAEPTVTPVATEGAGSCEAAPQLRDGLYTDRQETGKHRWYRVDVLPGQELRASVSVSADRAVREDYGILLRAVTVHGREIVRGAEAGTGRTDAISTGLRYPKAELDGVDGDVKPAAETVCLQLGNSFSTPASVKTTPGMPVELTIDLVDGPDEASDVAAFGLGRGWWLLGLMVLTGLIAGLLFGWISRWRIAVWRTN; encoded by the coding sequence ATGATCACACGAATACGGCTGAGGGCCGGGGTGTGCGTACTGCTCGCCACCCTGGCCGCCGGGCTGGGCACCGCCCTCCCCGCCGCCGCCGGCGAACCCCCCTCCGCCCTGACGCCCAAGGTCGAACTCGTCCTGGACGTCAGCGGTTCCATGCGCACCCGCGACATCGACGGCCAGTCCCGGATGAGCGCCGCCAAGCAGGCGTTCAACGACGTCCTGGACGCGGTGCCCGAGGAGGTCCAGCTCGGCATCCGGACGCTGGGCGCCGACTATCCGGGCGACGACCGCAAGGTCGGCTGCAAGGACACCCGGCAGCTCTACCCGGTCGGCCCGCTGGACCGCACCGAGGCCAAGACGGCGGTCGCGACGCTCGCGCCGACCGGCTGGACCCCGATCGGCCCGGCCCTGCTGGGCGCGGCCGACGACCTCGAAGGCGGGGAGGCCACCCGGCGGATCGTCCTGATCACCGACGGCGAGGACACCTGCGGGCCGCTCGACCCGTGCGAGGTGGCGCGTGACATCGCGGCGCGCGGGATCCACCTGGTCATCGACACGCTGGGCCTGGTGCCGAACGCCAAGATCCGGCAGCAGCTGACCTGTATCGCCGAGGCCACCGGCGGCACCTACACCGCCGTCCAGCACGCCGACGAGCTCTCCGGCCGGGTCAAGCAGCTGGTGGACCGGGCCGCCGAGCCCACCGTCACCCCGGTCGCCACCGAGGGCGCGGGCAGCTGCGAGGCCGCCCCGCAGCTGCGGGATGGCCTCTACACCGACCGCCAGGAGACCGGCAAGCACCGCTGGTACCGGGTGGACGTGCTGCCCGGCCAGGAACTGCGCGCGTCGGTGAGCGTGTCGGCCGACCGTGCCGTGCGCGAGGACTACGGGATCCTGCTGCGCGCGGTGACCGTCCACGGCCGTGAGATCGTCCGGGGCGCCGAGGCCGGCACGGGACGTACGGACGCGATCTCCACCGGGCTGCGCTATCCGAAGGCCGAACTCGACGGCGTGGACGGCGACGTGAAGCCGGCGGCGGAGACCGTCTGCCTCCAGCTCGGCAACTCCTTCTCCACCCCCGCCTCCGTGAAGACCACCCCGGGCATGCCCGTGGAGCTGACCATCGACCTGGTGGACGGGCCCGACGAGGCGTCCGACGTGGCCGCGTTCGGCCTGGGCCGCGGCTGGTGGCTGCTGGGCCTCATGGTCCTGACCGGACTGATCGCCGGCCTGCTGTTCGGCTGGATCTCGCGCTGGCGCATCGCCGTCTGGAGGACCAACTGA
- a CDS encoding universal stress protein — protein MSDTVTVGLDGTGHSLAAAGWAAREAGLRGAALRLVHAWAWRPGDTGYVGDRDSEERMVRAMLSDAEARVTADHPGLEVDAELLVGDPVSTLVAEAAGAGILVLGSRGYGTLAGYLVGSVSLHVLRRTARPVVMVRETGKDSPAPGASRGVVVGVQDAEEESGRVLDFAFAMAAERGVPLRAVYAWELPPVLMWSPGSLWVAQQQGGLEPVHREILAAALRPWREKYPRVEVVEHVRAGSASEVLLPYAGEAELLVVGRRTPEPGVRRLGPVTHAMLHHAPCAVAVVPHL, from the coding sequence ATGTCGGACACCGTCACCGTCGGGCTGGACGGAACCGGCCACTCCCTCGCCGCCGCCGGCTGGGCGGCGCGCGAGGCCGGACTGCGGGGCGCGGCGCTGCGCCTGGTCCACGCCTGGGCGTGGCGTCCCGGCGACACGGGTTACGTCGGGGACCGCGACTCCGAGGAGCGCATGGTGCGGGCCATGCTGAGCGATGCCGAGGCCCGGGTGACCGCGGACCACCCCGGCCTGGAGGTGGACGCCGAACTGCTGGTCGGTGACCCGGTGTCCACCCTGGTCGCCGAGGCCGCCGGGGCCGGGATACTGGTGCTCGGCTCACGGGGTTACGGGACCCTCGCCGGGTACCTCGTCGGTTCGGTCTCGCTGCACGTGCTGCGCCGGACGGCCCGGCCGGTCGTCATGGTGCGCGAGACGGGGAAGGACTCCCCCGCGCCCGGAGCGTCCCGGGGGGTCGTCGTCGGTGTCCAGGACGCCGAGGAGGAGAGCGGCCGGGTGCTGGACTTCGCGTTCGCCATGGCGGCCGAGCGCGGGGTGCCGCTGCGCGCCGTGTACGCGTGGGAGCTTCCGCCGGTCCTCATGTGGAGCCCGGGTTCGCTCTGGGTGGCCCAGCAGCAGGGCGGCCTCGAACCGGTGCACCGGGAGATCCTGGCCGCGGCCCTGCGGCCGTGGCGCGAGAAGTACCCCCGGGTCGAGGTGGTCGAGCACGTCCGGGCGGGTTCGGCCTCCGAGGTGCTGCTGCCGTACGCCGGGGAGGCGGAACTGCTGGTGGTCGGCCGCCGCACCCCTGAGCCCGGTGTGCGCAGGCTGGGCCCGGTCACCCACGCGATGCTGCACCACGCGCCGTGCGCCGTGGCGGTGGTCCCGCACCTCTGA